The Halosimplex litoreum genome has a window encoding:
- a CDS encoding RNA-guided endonuclease InsQ/TnpB family protein yields the protein MEDVIRTVKVELDVPDGRCEDLHRTNDQFLHCANTTAAWAWRHPNAYCVSSKRTAENALYEQLRDETELTANLVQKGIRRAIEATKSGVARREKGETTSQRHFDAWSVVYDKRAATFYRDHVSLSTVNGRLECDYVLPDDAEGTPIGEYLLNEDYEFRTSTLQYDRSTESFYLHTRMRRTGDDQEPSTTPSEDVHQTRSDAAHQNASRSEDAKHRTVLGVDLNVDGSLAVTSTGAFVGKADEMTHRRREFEKTRGSMQRSGTRSAHLSIQSMEDREHRWMQDELHRASNRILDEARDHDCTHIAFEDLTDIRDRMAGAKRFHAWAFRRLFEYVEYKAEMCGLEVAQVSPSYTSQRCSKCGFTHEINRRSKHQLVCQQCEYELNADYNASKNIARKLLERLHSGQTSSSGGALCQCALTSGTLSLNGEFHASVDSAAEGESTDKPTTSVVGH from the coding sequence ATGGAGGATGTGATCCGCACTGTCAAAGTCGAACTCGACGTACCCGACGGGCGGTGCGAGGACCTCCATCGGACCAACGACCAGTTCCTCCACTGTGCGAACACTACCGCAGCGTGGGCGTGGAGACACCCGAACGCCTACTGCGTGAGTTCAAAGCGAACGGCCGAGAACGCCCTCTACGAGCAACTTCGCGACGAGACGGAGTTAACCGCGAACCTCGTCCAGAAAGGGATCCGACGCGCTATCGAGGCGACCAAAAGCGGGGTCGCCCGACGCGAGAAGGGCGAGACCACGAGCCAACGGCACTTCGACGCGTGGAGCGTCGTCTACGACAAACGTGCCGCGACGTTCTACCGCGACCACGTCTCGCTCTCGACCGTGAACGGTCGCCTCGAGTGTGACTACGTGCTGCCCGACGACGCCGAGGGGACGCCGATTGGCGAGTACCTACTGAACGAGGATTACGAGTTCCGCACCTCGACGCTCCAGTACGACCGCTCCACGGAGTCGTTCTATCTCCACACACGGATGCGCCGAACGGGAGACGACCAAGAGCCGTCAACGACTCCTTCTGAAGACGTTCATCAGACACGGTCTGATGCAGCCCATCAGAACGCTTCGCGTTCTGAGGACGCCAAGCACAGAACAGTCCTCGGTGTCGACCTGAACGTGGATGGCTCGCTCGCCGTGACTTCGACGGGCGCGTTCGTCGGGAAGGCCGACGAGATGACCCACCGACGCCGAGAGTTCGAAAAGACGCGCGGGTCGATGCAACGGTCGGGCACGCGGTCGGCGCACTTATCGATCCAGTCGATGGAAGACCGCGAACACCGCTGGATGCAGGACGAATTACACCGCGCGTCGAATCGGATTCTCGACGAGGCTCGCGACCACGATTGTACGCATATCGCCTTCGAGGACCTGACCGATATTCGTGACCGGATGGCTGGTGCAAAGCGATTCCACGCCTGGGCGTTCCGACGCCTGTTCGAGTACGTCGAGTACAAAGCCGAGATGTGCGGTCTCGAGGTCGCGCAGGTAAGTCCATCGTACACGAGTCAACGGTGTTCGAAGTGCGGGTTCACCCACGAAATAAACAGGCGGTCGAAACACCAGCTCGTCTGCCAGCAGTGCGAGTACGAACTGAATGCGGACTACAACGCGAGCAAGAACATCGCTCGCAAACTGCTCGAGCGACTCCACTCGGGGCAGACGTCTTCGAGTGGAGGCGCACTCTGTCAGTGTGCGCTGACGTCAGGGACGCTGAGCCTGAACGGCGAGTTCCACGCCTCCGTCGATTCGGCGGCAGAAGGGGAGTCCACTGACAAGCCCACGACGTCAGTCGTGGGTCACTGA